The following DNA comes from Streptomyces globosus.
CGATAGGGGTTTCTCAGGAATGGCTCACGTTCAACGGGATAGCTGTGCCGTTTTCCAGGACGCTTCGTACGTCCTGCCTGCAACCATCGCGCCGCTGGTCGAGGCCGCGCGCGCCCAGGGCTGGGACGTCAAGGAGGAAATCGCTCCGCACGCTCTGGAGCGGCTGTACCTCACCCTGACTGCCGACACGGCGGCCGGTAAGGGATACGTCTACCTGGTGTGAGACCAGAAAGGCCGCCGCTATGACGTGAGCTACGCGGCGGTATCCAAGCTCAGTGAGGTGACGCTAGGCGGATCCGATTACCGGGGTGTGGGTCGGTCCAAGGTCGATAATGCCCGGTACATGATCATGGCGAATCCGGCGATTCGCGGTGAGGACCCGAGCAACCAGGTCGAGCCGGAAATGGTCGAGACCGAGGACGATATTTCTGACCCGAACACTCCGGTCGGTCGGCAGGCATGGTCTGTCGTCAAGCTGTCCCGCGACGCCCAGAAGTACGCAGGGCAGGCGGAGGAGCACGCGAAGGAGGCGGAGAGGCTCGCACTCGAAACGGCCTGCTACGCGGATATCTCCGAGGTCTCCCGGACCATGCGGGCATGTCGTGAGCAGATTTCGGAGGCGCAGCGGCACGCGGACCTTATCCGGCCGGAATTCGAGGCAGCGGAGCGTCTCTACCGTCGCGCGCGCTGGGCGCACGCTGCGGCGTACCGGATATCTAGCGTCATGTTCTTCTCTGACGGCCCCTGGGAAGCCGTGATGGATGACTGGACGGAGCGCAGCAGCGATGCCCACGCGTCTGCCATGGAATACCGGGACCGCGCCGAGGGTGCGATCGGGGATGCCGGGGAGGACGTCCGCCGTGCCGAGCGTCAGCTCGATCGTGCATGCGCCGTCTGCGGCACCTGGTACCCGTGCACTCGGTCGGGGCGTGAGCTGACCGCCGATCTGTACGACCGTGGCGGGTACACGTGCGGCTGCGGGGGCGCCGTTGAGGTCGACGACGTGCCCGAGCCGATCGAGCCGTGCGCCGGACAGATGAGCTTCGACGACGAACCGGAGCCCGAGCCTGCCGCGCCGGAGCACGAGACCACGGTGGCCGAGCTGGACGGGCACTTCATTCCCTCGTGCTCGTGCGGCTGGGAGCAGGACAACGGGGGCTTCCGGTGCGAGGAGTTCGCGCAGATGCGCGCGGGACATCACCGGGGCCAGCCGGAAATCGACGTGGACCGCCCGAAGCCAGAAAAGGCCACTCGCGAGATCAACGGGACCGAGTTCACCGCGACGTGGGAGCGGCACCAGTACGTGATCCGTTGGCACCGCCACGCGCTCCAGGTGGGCAAGACCGCCGGTGAGGCGTTCCGGCGGCTCGAAGCGGGTCTGCGGGACAACCCCGAGCCGTACGCGGCGGAGATGACGGAGGTGGAGAACAAGAGCAAGGGGAGCAGCAGCATGGGGCGGGGCAGCATGGCGCCGAAGCGCAAGGCGGCGGCGGTCAAGGTCAGTGCCATTGCGTGGAGCGACAAGAACACCTTCCCCTGCGTCGCCGAGTTGCTCGGCCACCGGTACGTCGTGCGCAAGCTCGCCGGGAACTTCAGCGCCCAGCACGAGCACTCGGACGGCGCGCGCCTGATCTTCGACGATCAGGACCCGAAGAACCGGTGCCGCACGGGCGGGGCCATGTTCCCGAACCTGCCTGCGGTCAAGCGGGCGATCCTCGCGGACGCCATCCAGCGGGGCGAGGTCGAGGAGCACCAGGACCAGCCGGAGCGGAAGCCGGTCACGCACGCGGACCTGTTCGCGGTCGACGGCGCCGAGCTGGTCGCGCTGCTCGACTCCCTGACCGTGGAGCAGCGGGAGACGCTGGCCGCGCCGTGGCCGGTGCGGTGGCTGTACCCGGCGGAGATGCCCCGGGGGCTGAACTTCTGCGCCGGGTGCGGTGGCGGCTGCAAGGGCAAGCGGCTGGTGTCCGACACGGACATGATCTGCATCGACCTGGCGGGGGACGCGGTGGCGACCTCGGAGGCGGCCGGGTGCACGGTGCTGCTGGCGGACGTGAAGACGCTCACGCCGGAACACCCCGCGCTGCGGTTCACCAGCGAGACCATGTTCACGATGCCGTGCACGGACTGGACGATCGCGGGCAAGGGCCTCGGCCGTGACGCGAGCAACCTGGAGATCCTCACCGAGGCCATTGACCAGGTCGGTTTCGCCTTCGGCAACTACGAAAAGGACGGAACCGAGTACTGCGACCACGAGGAGAACGGCCAGGAGTGCACCTGGGAGGAGGGTTGCTTCTCCTCGTACGGGGACCGCACCGACATGACCGTGCCGGAGATGTGGGCGCTGGTCGACGGCATGACGAGCAAGACGGCCGGGCTCATGCTGGCCCCGGTGATCTGGTGCCTGGGTCTGCGGTACATCGGTGCGCCGCTCACCCGGGTCGTCATCGAGCAGGCCGCCGCGCTGCCCGAGGAGATCAAGGATGAGATCTGTCTTGAGCTGAACGTGGCCGGGTGCGAGCAAGGCGAGTGGACGACCCTGGACGCGGCCGACTTCGGCAGCCCCAGCAACCGCAAGCGCTCCATCATGGCGGCGCACTGGTACCGGCGGCCGGGCCTTCCGCAGGCACCGGGGATCACCACGCTTGCCTGTGACGCGATCGGCTGGGACGCCGAGGACGAGATCAACACGCGCGGCGTGAGGAAGACCAGCGGGGGCAACGCCTTCCGCATGGACGGTGTCACCAGCCGCCACCCGGAGCCGAAGCCGATCAACGGCATCACCTCGAAGATCCGAGGCTGGTACAACGCGGCCACGGGGCGCCGGTTCACGATCGAGGAGGTGTGCCTCCTGGTCGGCCTGCCCGCCGACTACCCGGTGACCGGGTCGCGGTCCTCTCAGACGCAGCAACTGGGAGACATCTTTTCGCCGCTGGTGTCGCTGGCAGTCTGGGGGCAGCTCCTCGGAGTGCCGTGGCGGGAGCTGCTGCGCCGCTACCTGGGTGAGCTGTACCCGGCGGTGCACGGTGCCGACACCGAAGAAAACTTGGTCGACGAGTCGCCGGCTGGAGCCGACCAGGATCCTGCGCTTGTTGACACGGAGGGAAACGACACGGACGAGTGCGACCACTCGTACGCGTGGCTGACCGTCGACACCGCCGCCGAGGGCGGCCGGGGCGTGGCTGTCGGATGCGCCGACGGGTGCCAGCGGCTCACGCGGAAGGGTCGGAGCAGGACGTCCGCGCTGGCCCTCGCGGAGTGCGAGAGCTGCGAGGTGACGGGCGACTGGGAGCGCGTCAGCGACACCGTGGAGCGGGTGGCCGTCGAGTGGAAGCCGAAGCGGACCACGCCCATGGCAGAGCTGCTGGAGAAGCACGTGGGCGCTGACTGGAAGCCCCTGGAAGCCACCGCCGACCCCGAGTTCACCGACGTCGAGGAAGAGGAGCAGCCGCGGTACCAGGGCCCGCTCACCCGGCAGCAGAAGCGTGCGGCATGGCGTCTGGCGGCCGGTGAGTCCGTCCAGGATTCCGCTCCTGCCGACACGGAGAAGAAGCCGCTGGCCCTGGAGGCCGCCCCGGTGCGGCTGATGCTGGAAGCGGCCCCCCTGGTGCTGCCCAACACGGGACGGGCGTACTGGGAGCCGGGGCAGCGGGTCACGCTGGACCACCGGGCCGGGCGTACGCGGTACAGCCACATCGGCAAGGGCGTGCGGGTGGAGTGGGACGACGCTCCCAACGTCTGCGCCTACGTCAGCCCCCGGGTGCTCTGGGCGGAGGGCACAGAGCCGCTGCTTGAGCGTGCCGACGAGCGGGACGAGCTGCTCGTGGAGCTGCTGACGGAGGAGCTGCGGGAGCGCCCGGTGGACCCGCGCCTTGAGTGGATGCGGTACGAGCGTCCGGCGCCCGTCGACCCGCGTCTTGCCTGGATGGACTACGAGCATCCCGAGCCGGAGCCGGTGGACGTCCTCGCCGAACTGCGCGCCGAGCTGGAGGAGCTGCGCCTGGACGTCGAGGAGTGGGGCGCAGAGGTCGCCGCCCTGGCGGTGGCCGAGGCCGAGCGGGTCGTGGCGGAAGTCGCGCGGGACATGCGGGCGGCGGAGGTTCTGGCCCTGCGGGAGGAAGCGCGGGAGCTGCGGGAGTCGCTCGGGTGGGGGCCCATGGTGTGGGAGCCGGTCCGGCAGCAGCGGCGGGGCGGTTGGGGGTTGGCCGCGTCGGTCGCGGGAGTCCTGGCCGGAGTCGGGGTAGCGCTGGGTCAGGTGGTGCCGCCCCGGGGGTAGGGCGGGGGCCGGGCTGCCTTCGGGTGGCTCGGCCTGCCCCGGTCGGATTCTGTGCAGCGGCACGCCGGCCGCGGGGGCGCCCGCAATGACACTGCGCTGGCGCCGGCGGTCCGTGGACAGCTTCTTGGCGGCCAGCGAGTAATTCCGCGGGAAAAATCGCAGTTGACCGGGCTGTAATTATCGTCCTATGGAAACACTCCTTACCGAGAGATCGGTGCCCAAGTCCAGGAAGCCCCGGCCGGCCGTTCGGCCCCTGACTCGGAAGCAGATGCACCATCAGCGCGTGGTCGAGTGGCGGCGCCCCGGAAGCGCGTCCACGGTCGGGATGCTGCGGTACAAGCCGACGTTCGACGACCCTCACGCGAAGTGGTTCGTGGTCCCGATCGGCTTCGGGGGCGTGACCGTGATGCGCGTGCCGTGGGAAGCGGTCGAGGCGGGCGAGTTCTTCCGGGTGCCCCCGCGGACTCTCTCGGTCGAGGAGGAGCGGACGTTGGCCCGGTACTTCCGTCAGCACCTGGCGGAGGAGTGCGGAAAGCGGTCCAAGATCCGGACGAGGGGTGTCGAGATCAACTGACGCTCACTAAGGTATGGCTCAGTCCTGGTAACCGTGCTTACCGGGATCGATAAAGGGGGCAAATGAACGAGCTTGAGATTATCGACGGGGAGCTACTTTCCGTCGCTCAGAGTGACCCCCGGGGGGAAGCTCGGAATCCGGGCCTTACGGTTCATACCGCCACAGACTATGAACTGAGCCCCGAAACGCTCGAAGCGCTCAAAGCAGCGATCCCGGCAGAGACCTACCGGAAATATGACTTCTGGCTCCGGCGGGCGGCCGACTGGTGCGCGGGGCGCCGATCCGTGGTGCCGATGACCACCGAGACGCTCACGGAGTGGATCAGAGTCACCATCGACACCCCCAGCGAAAAGACCGGGGAGTCGTACGGGGCCTCCGCCCTCGGTCAGGCCGTCGCTGCCGTCCTCGCCGCGCACACTTGGAGCCGAATCCCGATCGAGCAGCACCCCGACCCCCGGCCAGCCCGGCTCCTGATCAAGGCCCACAAAAAGCGCCAGGCCGCTGCAGGCTGCCGCGTGAAGAAGTCCGCCACCGTCGACACCGCCGGCTTCGTCGCCATGGTCGAGCAGTGCGACACGGAGACCCTGACGGGCCTTCGGGACCGTCTGATCGTCATCTGGTCCATCTGGGCCATGACCCGCCGATCTGAGTTCTCGGACCGCGTACTGCCGGACGCGGTGGTGGTGCCGCGCAAGGGCGTGCGCCTGTTCTTCGCCACCAGCAAGACCGACCAGGGTGCCGAAGGCGAATGGGTCGTCATGCCCCGCCGGGACGACGTGCTTGACCCCGTCGCGGCCTACACCGAATACCGCGACGCCCTCGCCGCGGCAGGCATCACCACCGGCAAGATCCTGCGCCGCATCGACCGCTGGGGGAACATCGGCGACGAGCTGAGCGCCGAGTCCGTCAACGACATCATCCAGGCCCTCGCCGACGCAGCCGGCGTCCTCTACGACGACAACGGCGTCAAGCTCACCGCGCACGGCCTCCGGGCCAGCGGCGCCACCATCGCCGACGAGAACGGCGCCTCGGGCGCGGCAATCCGCAGGCAGGGGCGTTGGTCGCCGAACTCGAAGGTGGCCGACGGCTACATCCGTCCCCGTGACGAATGGGACGGTAACGCAATGGCTAGCGTCCCCAGCATGCCCGCCCAGCGAACTGATGGAGAATCCGAGAAGGTCTAAAAATGCGGGGTGCCCAGGAATTAACGCATCGCTGCCCTGCCCGCATAGCGTCTGGTGAAAACGTAAGCCCCCGCCCTGTCTCCGGCGGGGGCTTCGTGCTGTCGCTGCTGATTTAGCTGGAGAAAATAAACCAGCAGGTCAAGCTATTTATGGCGTGGCGAGCGCCACTGCCTGCCGGCTAGCGATTTTCCCTGCGAGCCCTGCCTAGCTCTAGCTGGGGATAGCGCGGGGACAGTGCGCGGCACGGGAAATTCCGCAGGGGCAGGGGAAGGAGCATCGGCCAGGACGGGGATGTGGTTCTGGTGTCTCTACTACTGCTAGCCAGCGAAAGCTTATTGCACCCCGCGAAAATTAGCCCGGGATCCAGCGTGGAAGGGGCCGCGGGCGTATAGGAGAAGAGGGCGGGAGTATGTTCCCCGCAGAAAATTAGCCCTGGATTCTGCGGTGCGTGGCCGGCTGGGGTTGCGTGAGCACCCTCGCGGTTTCGGCGACGAGGCATCTGGGTTCTCGGTAGAGTGCGGCGGACATATATGGAGGGGGATCCACTCGTGTCTGATATCGGCACGTTCATATCTGAGCATGCCGGGGCCCTGACGACAGCTGGGGCGGCGTACGCGGCCGTCGTCGGAACGGTGATCGCTGGTCACATCCAGGGCAAGAAGGCGTTGAGAGGTGCCGAGGCCCAGGCG
Coding sequences within:
- a CDS encoding DNA cytosine methyltransferase, whose protein sequence is MPEPIEPCAGQMSFDDEPEPEPAAPEHETTVAELDGHFIPSCSCGWEQDNGGFRCEEFAQMRAGHHRGQPEIDVDRPKPEKATREINGTEFTATWERHQYVIRWHRHALQVGKTAGEAFRRLEAGLRDNPEPYAAEMTEVENKSKGSSSMGRGSMAPKRKAAAVKVSAIAWSDKNTFPCVAELLGHRYVVRKLAGNFSAQHEHSDGARLIFDDQDPKNRCRTGGAMFPNLPAVKRAILADAIQRGEVEEHQDQPERKPVTHADLFAVDGAELVALLDSLTVEQRETLAAPWPVRWLYPAEMPRGLNFCAGCGGGCKGKRLVSDTDMICIDLAGDAVATSEAAGCTVLLADVKTLTPEHPALRFTSETMFTMPCTDWTIAGKGLGRDASNLEILTEAIDQVGFAFGNYEKDGTEYCDHEENGQECTWEEGCFSSYGDRTDMTVPEMWALVDGMTSKTAGLMLAPVIWCLGLRYIGAPLTRVVIEQAAALPEEIKDEICLELNVAGCEQGEWTTLDAADFGSPSNRKRSIMAAHWYRRPGLPQAPGITTLACDAIGWDAEDEINTRGVRKTSGGNAFRMDGVTSRHPEPKPINGITSKIRGWYNAATGRRFTIEEVCLLVGLPADYPVTGSRSSQTQQLGDIFSPLVSLAVWGQLLGVPWRELLRRYLGELYPAVHGADTEENLVDESPAGADQDPALVDTEGNDTDECDHSYAWLTVDTAAEGGRGVAVGCADGCQRLTRKGRSRTSALALAECESCEVTGDWERVSDTVERVAVEWKPKRTTPMAELLEKHVGADWKPLEATADPEFTDVEEEEQPRYQGPLTRQQKRAAWRLAAGESVQDSAPADTEKKPLALEAAPVRLMLEAAPLVLPNTGRAYWEPGQRVTLDHRAGRTRYSHIGKGVRVEWDDAPNVCAYVSPRVLWAEGTEPLLERADERDELLVELLTEELRERPVDPRLEWMRYERPAPVDPRLAWMDYEHPEPEPVDVLAELRAELEELRLDVEEWGAEVAALAVAEAERVVAEVARDMRAAEVLALREEARELRESLGWGPMVWEPVRQQRRGGWGLAASVAGVLAGVGVALGQVVPPRG